One segment of Clostridium ljungdahlii DSM 13528 DNA contains the following:
- a CDS encoding histidinol phosphate phosphatase, translated as MFDTHVHTNFSTDSDMKIEEAIKSAKEKGISFITTEHMDINFPKEGLFCFNVDVYLNKYLKYRNDNLLLGIELGMKEDCLEQSRKLIKDNSFDYVIGSIHLVENLDLYYSDYYEGKSKKEAYFKYLQDMLENLKQFEFIDSLGHIDYIARYAKFEDKELYYSDFPDIIDEIFKVLIDKEKCLELNTRRLKNENSIKSMLEMYKRFNELGGKYITVGSDAHNLESMGSNFREAVEIARRCNLKIVYFRNGKKEYDKEV; from the coding sequence TTGTTTGATACACACGTACATACTAATTTTTCTACGGATTCTGATATGAAAATAGAAGAAGCTATAAAATCTGCAAAAGAAAAAGGTATATCTTTTATAACAACAGAACATATGGATATTAATTTTCCCAAAGAGGGTCTATTTTGTTTTAACGTAGATGTATATTTAAACAAGTATTTAAAATATAGAAATGATAATTTACTTCTCGGCATAGAGCTTGGAATGAAGGAGGATTGTTTAGAACAAAGCAGAAAGTTAATAAAGGATAATTCTTTTGATTATGTAATTGGATCTATACATTTAGTGGAGAACTTAGATCTCTATTATTCAGATTATTATGAAGGCAAAAGTAAAAAAGAGGCTTATTTTAAATATTTGCAAGATATGCTAGAAAATTTAAAACAATTTGAGTTTATAGATAGTCTGGGTCACATTGACTATATAGCTAGGTATGCTAAATTTGAGGATAAAGAATTATATTACAGTGATTTTCCAGATATTATTGATGAGATATTCAAGGTACTTATAGATAAAGAAAAATGTTTGGAATTAAATACTAGGAGACTTAAAAATGAAAATTCAATAAAAAGTATGCTGGAAATGTATAAAAGATTTAATGAATTAGGTGGAAAATACATAACAGTAGGTTCTGATGCTCATAATTTAGAGTCTATGGGAAGTAATTTTAGAGAAGCAGTAGAAATTGCTAGAAGGTGTAATTTAAAAATAGTATATTTTAGAAATGGAAAAAAAGAGTATGATAAAGAGGTGTAG
- a CDS encoding flavin reductase family protein — translation MDFTNNSAEVIKQLGKEGAFLTSKYNGKVNTMTIGWGSIGVIWRKPVFTVLVRQSRYTKEFMENSGNFTVSVPFSSDMKKALAICGTKSGRNIDKFKVCNLQLNPGRSVDSPVIAGCDMYYECKIIYKQDMKKELLTKEVDSNCYPDGDYHTVYYGEIVNCYEK, via the coding sequence ATGGATTTTACAAATAATTCGGCTGAAGTAATCAAGCAATTGGGTAAAGAAGGAGCCTTCCTTACAAGTAAATATAATGGAAAAGTAAATACTATGACAATAGGGTGGGGAAGCATAGGTGTTATATGGAGAAAACCTGTGTTCACTGTGCTAGTGAGACAATCTAGATATACTAAAGAATTCATGGAAAATAGTGGTAACTTTACAGTAAGTGTTCCTTTTAGCAGTGATATGAAAAAGGCTCTTGCAATATGTGGAACTAAATCTGGTAGGAATATAGATAAATTTAAGGTGTGTAATTTGCAGCTTAATCCAGGTAGAAGTGTAGATAGCCCGGTGATAGCAGGATGTGATATGTATTATGAATGCAAGATTATATATAAACAGGATATGAAAAAAGAACTTTTGACAAAAGAAGTAGATTCAAATTGTTATCCTGATGGAGATTATCATACAGTTTATTATGGAGAAATAGTAAATTGCTATGAAAAATAA
- a CDS encoding glycyl radical protein, with the protein MNDVLNKLYTANQSKRIEKLTNDLYSVTPEIEAQRAVLITESFKETEAYPMIIRRAKALEKILNEMDIVIRDEELIVGNLTKKPRAASIFPEFSNKWLLEEFDTLAKRTGDVFLISEDVKSQLREVFKYWDGKTTNELATEYMFSETKEAMEAGVFTVGNYYFNGIGHISVDYAKVLSKGFNGIIEDAESEKAKADKADPDYIKKDQFLTAVIITSKAVIKFARRFAELARNLASQSLDSRRREELMQIAENCQWVPERPARTFYEALQSFWFVQSIIQIESNGHSISPMRFDQYMYPYFKKDVSNGLITQEKAQELLDCLWVKFNDVNKVRDEGSTKAFGGYPMFQNLIVGGQTIDGRDATNELSFMCLEATAHTKLPQPSISIRAWNKTPDELLLKAAEVTRLGLGMPAYYNDEVIIPSLTSRGLTLEDARDYGIIGCVEPQKGGKTEGWHDAAFFNIVKVLEITINNGMDNGKQIGLRTGDFTSFTSFEKLFDAYKLQMEYFVKLLVNADNSVDLAHGERAPLPFLSSMADDCIARGKSLQEGGAHYNFTGPQGVGVANAADSLEAIKKLVFEDKKITLQDLKNALDTNFGGCKKNPISELANSINEVGDMKGLTPETILKVIEKLLSEEKKTSLEGLEPGKDINLGSYGNKESIRQMLLNRAPKFGNDIDEVDDLAREAALIYCNEVEKYTNPRNGQFQPGLYPVSANVPMGSQTGATPDGRKAGEPLADGVSPVSGRDAMGPTAAANSVAKIDHCKASNGTLFNQKFHPSALEGQTGLQNLSSLVRTFFDEKGLHVQFNVVSRETLLDAQKNPENYRNLVVRVAGYSAHFTSLDKSIQDDIIKRTEHTF; encoded by the coding sequence TTGAATGATGTTTTAAACAAACTTTATACTGCAAATCAAAGTAAAAGAATAGAAAAATTAACTAACGATTTATACTCGGTAACTCCTGAAATCGAAGCGCAAAGAGCAGTTTTAATAACGGAATCTTTTAAGGAAACTGAAGCTTATCCTATGATTATTAGAAGAGCTAAAGCTTTAGAAAAAATACTAAATGAAATGGATATAGTTATTCGTGATGAAGAACTTATTGTAGGAAATTTAACTAAAAAACCTAGAGCGGCTTCAATATTTCCAGAATTTTCAAATAAGTGGCTTTTGGAGGAATTTGATACTCTTGCAAAAAGAACTGGTGATGTATTTCTTATTAGTGAAGATGTAAAATCACAACTTAGAGAAGTATTCAAATATTGGGATGGAAAAACAACAAATGAGCTTGCAACAGAGTATATGTTTTCAGAAACGAAGGAAGCAATGGAAGCAGGGGTATTTACTGTTGGAAATTATTACTTCAATGGTATAGGTCATATTTCTGTAGATTATGCAAAAGTATTATCTAAAGGATTTAACGGTATAATTGAAGATGCAGAAAGTGAAAAGGCTAAAGCAGATAAAGCAGATCCAGATTACATAAAGAAGGATCAGTTTTTAACAGCTGTAATCATAACTTCAAAAGCTGTTATTAAGTTTGCTAGACGTTTTGCTGAATTAGCTAGAAATTTAGCAAGTCAATCATTGGATTCACGAAGACGTGAAGAGTTAATGCAAATAGCTGAAAATTGTCAGTGGGTACCTGAAAGACCAGCTAGAACGTTTTATGAGGCTCTACAATCATTTTGGTTTGTACAATCTATTATTCAAATAGAATCTAATGGACATTCAATATCACCTATGCGTTTTGACCAATACATGTATCCTTATTTTAAGAAGGATGTATCAAATGGACTTATTACACAAGAAAAAGCCCAAGAACTTTTAGATTGTCTATGGGTTAAATTTAATGATGTTAATAAGGTTCGTGATGAAGGATCAACAAAAGCATTTGGTGGATATCCAATGTTCCAGAACTTAATTGTAGGTGGACAAACTATTGATGGAAGAGATGCTACAAATGAGCTTTCATTTATGTGCCTTGAAGCTACTGCACATACCAAATTACCGCAACCATCAATTTCAATAAGAGCTTGGAACAAAACTCCAGATGAGTTATTATTAAAAGCTGCTGAAGTAACTCGTTTAGGTTTAGGTATGCCAGCTTACTATAATGATGAAGTTATCATTCCTTCTTTGACAAGCCGCGGTCTTACGTTAGAAGATGCTAGAGATTATGGTATTATTGGATGTGTAGAACCTCAAAAAGGTGGAAAGACGGAAGGATGGCATGATGCTGCATTCTTTAATATTGTAAAGGTATTAGAGATAACTATAAATAATGGTATGGATAATGGCAAACAGATAGGATTAAGAACTGGAGACTTCACTTCTTTTACATCATTTGAGAAATTATTTGATGCATACAAATTACAGATGGAGTATTTTGTTAAACTTTTAGTTAATGCAGATAACAGTGTAGATTTAGCACATGGAGAGAGAGCACCATTACCATTCTTATCTTCAATGGCAGACGATTGTATAGCTAGAGGAAAGTCATTACAAGAAGGAGGAGCACATTACAACTTTACAGGACCACAAGGAGTAGGAGTTGCAAATGCAGCAGACTCGTTAGAAGCTATTAAGAAACTTGTTTTTGAAGATAAGAAGATAACTTTACAGGATTTAAAGAATGCGTTAGACACTAATTTTGGTGGATGTAAGAAAAACCCAATATCTGAACTTGCTAATAGCATAAATGAAGTGGGTGATATGAAAGGATTAACACCTGAAACTATATTGAAAGTTATTGAGAAATTATTATCAGAAGAAAAGAAAACCTCATTAGAAGGATTGGAGCCGGGTAAAGATATTAATTTAGGTAGTTATGGAAATAAAGAGAGTATTCGTCAAATGCTATTAAATAGAGCACCTAAGTTTGGTAATGATATAGATGAGGTTGATGATTTAGCACGAGAAGCCGCATTAATTTACTGTAATGAAGTTGAAAAATACACTAATCCACGTAATGGTCAATTCCAACCAGGACTTTATCCTGTTTCTGCAAATGTTCCAATGGGATCACAGACAGGAGCAACACCAGATGGAAGAAAAGCTGGGGAACCACTAGCAGATGGTGTATCACCAGTTTCAGGAAGAGATGCAATGGGACCAACTGCAGCTGCTAATTCTGTTGCGAAAATAGACCATTGTAAAGCTTCAAATGGTACATTATTTAATCAAAAGTTTCATCCATCTGCTTTAGAAGGTCAGACTGGTTTACAGAATTTATCTTCTCTAGTAAGAACCTTTTTCGATGAAAAAGGATTACATGTACAATTTAATGTAGTAAGTAGAGAAACGCTTTTAGATGCTCAAAAGAATCCTGAAAATTATAGAAATCTGGTAGTACGTGTAGCCGGATATAGTGCTCACTTTACTTCTTTAGATAAGTCAATTCAGGATGATATTATAAAAAGAACAGAACATACTTTTTAG
- a CDS encoding glycyl-radical enzyme activating protein produces the protein MLNYQVNLDKKGIIFDIQRFSVHDGPGIRTIVFFKGCPLSCRWCSNPESQCMEPQVMFIPSKCIGCKKCYEVCSNGAIDFNLPSRVDQNKCVKCGKCVENCYAGALNLAGNTRTVKELLLELKKDNIYYRRSGGGITLSGGEVTAQPEFAEELLKGCKQNGWHTAIETAAFTSQSVLERMLPWLDLVMLDIKHMDANKHLEYTGKPNELILQNAKLIAQFGVQLIIRVPVIPGVNSDENNIRATANFATSLKSVKELHLLPYHRLGENKYEYLGHDYIMKGLQPPTKEEINKLKELVEECGLICKVGGID, from the coding sequence ATGTTGAATTATCAAGTGAATTTAGATAAAAAAGGAATTATTTTTGATATACAGAGATTTTCTGTTCATGATGGACCAGGAATTCGTACAATAGTCTTTTTTAAAGGCTGCCCGTTATCTTGTCGTTGGTGTAGTAACCCAGAATCTCAGTGTATGGAGCCACAAGTAATGTTTATTCCAAGCAAATGTATAGGATGTAAAAAATGCTATGAAGTTTGCAGTAATGGAGCAATAGATTTCAACCTTCCTTCTAGAGTTGATCAGAATAAATGTGTTAAGTGTGGTAAGTGTGTTGAGAATTGTTATGCTGGAGCTTTGAATTTAGCAGGAAACACGAGAACTGTAAAGGAATTGTTACTAGAATTGAAAAAGGATAACATATATTATAGACGATCTGGTGGTGGAATTACTTTATCAGGAGGAGAAGTAACAGCTCAACCTGAGTTTGCTGAAGAATTACTAAAAGGATGCAAACAAAATGGTTGGCACACAGCTATTGAAACCGCAGCATTTACATCTCAAAGTGTTTTAGAAAGGATGCTACCTTGGCTTGATTTAGTTATGCTTGATATTAAGCACATGGATGCAAATAAACATTTAGAGTATACAGGAAAGCCTAATGAGTTAATCTTACAGAATGCAAAATTAATAGCTCAGTTTGGAGTTCAGTTAATAATAAGAGTACCTGTTATTCCAGGAGTTAATAGCGATGAAAATAATATAAGAGCTACAGCTAATTTTGCAACTAGCCTTAAAAGTGTTAAAGAATTACATCTTCTACCATACCATCGTCTTGGTGAAAATAAGTATGAGTACTTAGGACATGATTATATAATGAAGGGTTTACAACCACCTACTAAAGAAGAAATAAATAAGCTTAAAGAACTAGTGGAAGAATGTGGACTAATATGTAAAGTTGGTGGAATTGACTAG
- a CDS encoding response regulator transcription factor, with protein sequence MYKLMIVDDEPLERKSLRILLQREFFNIDIEGDSKNGEEAVLNAKINKPDIILMDIKMPEKTGLDAQKEIINFLPNTKTIIITAYGEFDYAQTAIKYGVIDYLLKPVRPSNLKASINKALKSIDNFDSRKISNLKSKEISESTIKTAIKYIDNNYTQDIKLNTVANFVHLNPQYLSRYFKQKMGVTFTQYITNLRLENAKKLLVNTDKSITQIAMEVGYTDIAYFSKVFFKNENKSPYKFKMSYCNNS encoded by the coding sequence ATGTATAAACTTATGATAGTCGATGATGAACCTCTTGAGAGAAAATCATTAAGAATATTATTGCAAAGAGAATTCTTTAATATTGATATTGAAGGAGATTCTAAAAATGGAGAAGAAGCAGTATTAAACGCTAAGATAAATAAACCTGATATAATTCTTATGGATATAAAAATGCCTGAAAAAACTGGTTTAGATGCTCAAAAAGAAATAATTAACTTTCTGCCAAACACTAAAACAATTATAATAACAGCCTATGGAGAATTTGACTACGCACAAACGGCAATAAAATATGGAGTAATAGATTATTTATTAAAACCTGTTCGGCCATCTAATCTAAAAGCTTCTATAAATAAAGCTCTTAAATCTATAGATAACTTTGATTCTAGAAAAATATCTAATTTAAAGTCTAAGGAAATTTCTGAAAGTACTATAAAAACTGCAATAAAATATATTGATAATAATTATACACAAGATATAAAATTAAATACTGTAGCAAATTTTGTACACTTAAATCCTCAGTACTTAAGTAGATATTTCAAGCAAAAAATGGGAGTGACATTTACCCAGTATATTACAAATCTAAGACTTGAAAATGCTAAAAAGTTATTAGTCAATACAGATAAATCTATAACACAAATTGCCATGGAAGTAGGTTATACTGATATTGCATATTTCAGCAAAGTATTTTTTAAGAATGAGAATAAATCACCTTACAAATTTAAAATGAGTTATTGCAATAATTCCTAA
- a CDS encoding sensor histidine kinase, producing the protein MNSLKDLKFSDIIDINTLKDIQDKLAKIVIFSAVTTDIHGVPVCNENNFTPFCKLIRSSPKGCKNCISCDSQAGFMAMKDKKPRVYKCHTGLIDCAAPIIVNDIYVGAVLGGQVLLKGQQTRDSIDLNWISKNYELPLEKLKEAAERIEIVESDYLQNCVSFYTFLANYIAEMGLHTLTQEKLLKESEEKIKLEQYAKKMQLKTIQAQINPHFLFNTLNTIASMALIENAPTTEELIYNLSDLLRYSLRNLEEFPKLKDEITNIKRYLFIQALRYSDRISYEINIDESLNEYRIPTMILQPLVENSLVHGLETKKEGGKITINSTSNSKKDIIIEISDNGRGINSSILNLLNNSKDLSDSGLGIGLQNTDNRLKHYFGRDYGLKIESTLDVGTKVYIRIPKLK; encoded by the coding sequence ATGAATTCATTAAAAGATCTTAAATTCAGTGACATTATTGATATAAACACTTTAAAAGATATCCAAGACAAACTCGCTAAAATAGTTATTTTTTCTGCAGTTACAACAGATATTCATGGGGTTCCTGTTTGTAATGAAAACAATTTCACGCCATTTTGTAAACTTATTCGTTCCTCCCCAAAAGGATGTAAAAACTGTATATCCTGTGATTCTCAAGCAGGCTTTATGGCTATGAAAGATAAAAAGCCAAGAGTATATAAATGCCACACAGGACTAATTGATTGTGCTGCACCTATAATAGTAAACGATATCTATGTAGGTGCCGTGTTGGGCGGACAGGTATTACTAAAAGGACAACAAACAAGAGATTCCATAGACTTAAATTGGATTTCTAAAAATTATGAGCTTCCTCTAGAAAAACTAAAGGAAGCTGCTGAACGCATAGAAATTGTTGAAAGCGACTACCTACAAAATTGTGTTTCATTTTATACATTTCTTGCAAATTATATAGCTGAAATGGGCCTTCATACTCTTACACAGGAAAAATTATTAAAAGAAAGTGAAGAAAAAATTAAGCTTGAACAGTATGCCAAAAAAATGCAGTTAAAAACTATACAAGCTCAAATTAATCCTCACTTTCTGTTTAACACTTTAAATACAATAGCAAGTATGGCTCTAATTGAAAATGCTCCTACAACAGAAGAACTAATATATAATCTCTCTGATTTATTAAGATATAGCTTACGAAACTTAGAGGAATTTCCCAAACTCAAAGATGAAATTACTAATATAAAACGATATCTTTTTATCCAAGCTTTAAGGTACAGCGATAGAATTTCCTATGAAATTAATATAGATGAATCTCTTAATGAATATAGAATTCCAACCATGATTCTTCAGCCACTTGTTGAAAACTCCCTCGTTCATGGCCTTGAAACCAAAAAAGAAGGTGGAAAAATAACTATAAATAGCACCTCCAATTCAAAAAAAGATATAATAATTGAAATAAGTGATAATGGCAGAGGAATTAATAGCAGCATACTTAACCTATTAAATAACTCAAAAGACCTCTCTGATAGTGGTTTAGGTATAGGACTGCAAAATACTGACAATAGGCTAAAGCATTATTTTGGTAGAGATTACGGTCTGAAAATAGAAAGTACTCTTGATGTTGGAACAAAAGTATATATACGTATTCCAAAATTGAAATAA
- the pduB gene encoding propanediol utilization microcompartment protein PduB yields the protein MDQEIINKVLEELRKKTNCENSSDTTDKTQNTQNSKSELKEEKIIEKEEKREAFMINDTPVITEYVGCAIGDTVGLVIANIDGSIQEKMNLDPKYRSLGIISARTGAGPHIMAADEAVKATNTVIAAIELPRDTKGGAGHGSLIIFASEDVSDARRAVEVALKDVERTFGDVYGCDAGHAELHYTARASLALEKAYGAPLGKSFGIVVGAPAGVGLVMADTAMKTANVELVTYASPNDGTSHSNEVIISITGDSGAVKQSVIAAREVGIGILKSMGQNPISTTKPYI from the coding sequence ATGGATCAAGAGATAATCAATAAGGTTTTGGAAGAGCTTAGAAAGAAAACAAATTGTGAAAATTCAAGTGATACAACAGATAAAACACAAAATACACAAAATTCTAAATCAGAATTAAAGGAAGAAAAAATAATAGAAAAGGAAGAAAAGAGGGAAGCTTTTATGATAAATGATACGCCTGTAATAACAGAATATGTAGGATGTGCTATTGGAGATACGGTTGGTTTGGTTATTGCTAACATTGATGGAAGTATTCAAGAAAAAATGAACTTGGATCCTAAGTACCGTTCTTTAGGAATTATAAGTGCAAGGACAGGTGCTGGACCTCATATTATGGCTGCAGATGAAGCTGTAAAAGCAACAAATACTGTAATTGCGGCAATAGAACTTCCAAGGGATACAAAAGGTGGTGCAGGACATGGATCACTCATAATTTTTGCTTCTGAAGATGTATCAGATGCTAGAAGAGCTGTTGAAGTTGCATTAAAAGATGTAGAAAGAACATTTGGAGATGTATATGGATGTGATGCGGGACATGCAGAACTTCATTATACTGCAAGAGCAAGTCTTGCACTCGAAAAGGCTTATGGGGCTCCACTTGGAAAATCTTTTGGAATAGTTGTAGGAGCACCAGCAGGGGTAGGTTTGGTTATGGCAGATACTGCAATGAAAACTGCTAATGTGGAATTGGTTACTTATGCAAGTCCAAATGATGGTACATCACATTCAAATGAGGTAATTATATCAATAACAGGAGATTCTGGAGCTGTTAAGCAGTCTGTAATAGCGGCTAGAGAAGTAGGAATAGGAATATTAAAATCTATGGGACAAAATCCTATTTCAACAACAAAGCCTTATATTTAA
- a CDS encoding 1-propanol dehydrogenase PduQ → MTIFNIKPIICFNRGSIEYLKNIKNKRVCIVTDPFMLKSGTADKIIDILKDNKVEYEIFSEIKPDPPIEIVAMGVNKMRIFKPDVVIALGGGSSIDATKSIIFFTIKILNTNGGNYKKPLFVAIPTTSGTGSEVTSFSVITMGGTKFPLINDELVPDIAIIDANLVKTVPQRITADTGMDVLTHAIEAYVSTKSSDYTDALAEKVVKLVFDYLLRAYRDGNDVLAREKLHNASCMAGMAFTNASLGINHSMAHTLGGKFHIPHGRANAILLPYVIEYNANLKSENETESGKKYANLSRILGLPCASTNEGVRSIIAAIKILMNATNTPMNLQEVNIDKLDFLNELENMVNDALNDKCTATNPRKTSKEEIAKLFEEVYGK, encoded by the coding sequence ATGACTATATTTAACATTAAACCCATAATTTGTTTTAATAGAGGGTCAATAGAGTATTTGAAAAACATAAAGAATAAAAGAGTGTGTATAGTTACGGACCCGTTTATGCTTAAATCAGGTACTGCAGATAAAATAATTGACATATTAAAAGATAATAAAGTTGAGTATGAAATTTTTTCAGAGATAAAACCTGATCCACCGATTGAAATCGTTGCTATGGGAGTAAATAAAATGAGAATATTTAAACCAGATGTAGTAATTGCATTAGGCGGCGGTTCATCAATTGATGCTACGAAAAGCATTATATTCTTTACTATTAAAATATTAAATACTAATGGAGGCAATTATAAAAAACCATTATTTGTAGCTATTCCAACTACTAGTGGTACAGGATCAGAAGTTACTTCTTTTTCAGTAATTACAATGGGAGGTACAAAATTTCCTTTGATTAATGATGAATTAGTTCCAGATATAGCTATAATTGATGCAAATCTTGTTAAAACAGTGCCTCAACGAATAACAGCAGATACTGGAATGGATGTTTTGACTCATGCCATTGAGGCGTATGTTTCGACAAAAAGCTCTGATTATACAGATGCGCTGGCTGAAAAGGTTGTAAAATTAGTATTTGACTATTTACTAAGGGCTTATAGAGATGGAAACGATGTGCTTGCAAGAGAAAAATTACATAATGCATCTTGCATGGCTGGTATGGCATTTACAAATGCATCTTTAGGAATTAATCACAGTATGGCACATACATTAGGGGGGAAATTTCATATACCACATGGTAGGGCAAATGCAATTTTATTACCGTATGTCATTGAGTATAATGCTAATTTAAAATCAGAAAATGAAACAGAATCAGGAAAAAAGTATGCTAATTTGTCTAGAATCTTAGGGTTACCTTGTGCTTCTACAAATGAGGGAGTAAGAAGTATTATTGCTGCAATAAAAATATTAATGAATGCAACTAATACACCTATGAACTTACAGGAAGTAAACATAGATAAACTTGATTTTTTAAACGAACTAGAGAATATGGTAAATGATGCTTTAAATGATAAATGCACAGCTACTAATCCAAGGAAAACTAGCAAAGAAGAAATAGCTAAATTGTTTGAAGAAGTTTATGGTAAATAG
- a CDS encoding MIP/aquaporin family protein produces the protein MKNKLLGECFAEFIGTFILLFIGIGVVAALVAVNANVTFWGLSMCWGLAITIAIFVVGDTSGAHINPAVTIALAVWKKFDKKKVIPYIVSQILGAFTAAAIVYGLYGSSIRQFESSKNIIRNSQAGWSSAGIFSTFPKTGLSMFNAFMVEMCITAILVLVIFAVTDGCNKSCPKNGMPALAIGLVVALLGASFGTLTGFAMNPARDFGPRLLCVLAGWGTNAFGPNNYGLIVPIFAPIVGGILGGGIYEKLISLYLPAKMKPSIEKN, from the coding sequence ATGAAAAATAAATTATTAGGTGAATGTTTTGCTGAATTTATAGGTACATTTATCTTATTATTTATTGGAATTGGGGTAGTAGCAGCTCTAGTTGCAGTAAATGCAAACGTTACATTTTGGGGATTATCTATGTGTTGGGGATTAGCTATAACAATAGCTATATTTGTTGTTGGCGATACTTCCGGAGCTCATATAAATCCTGCGGTTACAATAGCTCTAGCAGTATGGAAGAAATTTGACAAAAAGAAAGTAATTCCTTATATTGTTTCACAAATTTTAGGAGCTTTTACAGCAGCAGCAATAGTTTATGGGTTATATGGCAGTTCTATAAGACAATTTGAAAGCAGCAAAAATATTATTAGAAACTCACAAGCTGGGTGGAGTTCAGCAGGAATATTTAGTACATTCCCTAAAACAGGGTTGTCAATGTTCAATGCTTTTATGGTAGAAATGTGTATAACGGCCATTTTAGTATTAGTTATTTTTGCAGTAACAGATGGATGCAATAAGAGTTGTCCTAAAAATGGTATGCCAGCTTTGGCTATAGGTTTGGTAGTAGCGTTATTAGGAGCATCATTTGGAACTTTAACTGGTTTTGCTATGAATCCAGCCCGTGATTTTGGTCCAAGATTATTATGTGTGCTGGCAGGATGGGGAACAAATGCTTTTGGACCTAATAATTATGGACTTATTGTACCTATATTTGCTCCTATTGTAGGAGGAATTTTAGGTGGAGGCATATATGAAAAATTAATTTCACTTTATTTACCTGCTAAAATGAAACCTAGTATTGAAAAGAATTAG
- a CDS encoding ethanolamine utilization protein, with product MKFITEIDLRDLYRKEPFTDYELKLGTRLTPEASQFLSDKGINMFDDGSYYKKRNVVNKEQPVEKKHDVDKKQAVEKKETVEKVQSINENQTPAQPKKKNNWKKKKLYSKMKSTEALFLITEEELLNKDILWAQNVISLGKQFTKIKNAIQGKGSVENLCIKECTAINFSNYSLDLDDCFEITEFHMQLKKGRDIIILHRLRCALREIEPFILEAYEDSEDEDALCSDTIGKINQIINALSQMICSIFGGTKCQRKI from the coding sequence ATGAAATTTATTACCGAAATTGATTTGCGGGATTTATATAGAAAAGAACCTTTTACAGATTATGAGTTAAAACTTGGGACAAGACTTACACCTGAAGCAAGTCAGTTTCTGTCAGACAAAGGTATAAATATGTTTGATGACGGGTCTTATTACAAAAAGAGAAATGTTGTAAATAAAGAACAACCTGTGGAGAAGAAGCATGATGTAGATAAAAAACAAGCTGTAGAGAAAAAGGAAACTGTGGAAAAGGTGCAGAGCATAAATGAAAATCAAACACCTGCACAGCCCAAAAAGAAGAATAATTGGAAGAAGAAAAAACTTTACAGTAAGATGAAATCAACGGAAGCATTGTTCCTTATTACAGAAGAAGAACTTTTGAATAAGGATATCCTTTGGGCACAGAATGTTATTAGTTTAGGTAAGCAGTTTACTAAAATTAAAAACGCCATTCAGGGTAAAGGGTCCGTTGAAAATCTTTGTATTAAGGAATGTACAGCAATAAATTTTAGCAATTATTCACTTGATTTAGATGATTGCTTTGAAATTACAGAATTTCATATGCAGCTTAAAAAGGGAAGAGATATCATAATTTTGCATAGACTGCGATGTGCTCTTAGAGAAATCGAACCATTCATTTTAGAAGCATATGAAGATAGTGAAGATGAGGATGCATTGTGCAGTGATACTATTGGAAAGATCAATCAAATTATTAATGCTTTGTCCCAAATGATTTGTTCTATTTTTGGAGGTACAAAATGTCAGAGAAAAATTTGA